One Bradyrhizobium zhanjiangense DNA segment encodes these proteins:
- a CDS encoding GNAT family N-acetyltransferase translates to MPWPDPITLRGQHARLEPLSHQHREGLVEAVKDGELSKLWYTAIPLPENMGKEIDRRLGLQAAGSMLPFTVFDAGGRIVGMTTYMNIDAANRRVEIGSTWYGKSAQRGPLNTQCKLLLLRHAFETLNCIAVEFRTHFFNHQSRRAIERLGAKQDGILRSHQVGPNGTLRDTVVYSITAAEWPTVQAHLEFQLNDKPR, encoded by the coding sequence ATGCCCTGGCCCGACCCCATCACCCTGCGCGGACAGCACGCCCGTCTCGAGCCGCTGTCGCATCAGCATCGGGAGGGGCTGGTCGAGGCCGTCAAGGACGGCGAGCTGTCGAAACTCTGGTACACGGCGATCCCACTGCCGGAGAACATGGGCAAGGAGATCGACCGTCGCCTCGGCCTTCAGGCCGCAGGCTCGATGCTGCCGTTCACCGTGTTCGATGCCGGCGGCAGGATCGTCGGCATGACCACCTACATGAACATCGATGCCGCCAACCGCCGCGTCGAGATCGGCTCAACCTGGTACGGCAAGAGCGCGCAGCGCGGCCCGCTCAACACGCAGTGCAAGCTCCTGCTGCTGCGGCACGCCTTCGAAACCCTGAACTGCATCGCGGTCGAGTTCCGCACGCATTTCTTCAACCACCAGAGCCGCCGCGCCATCGAGCGCCTCGGCGCCAAGCAGGACGGCATCCTGCGCAGCCACCAGGTCGGGCCGAACGGCACGCTGCGCGACACCGTGGTCTACAGCATCACCGCCGCCGAATGGCCGACGGTACAGGCGCATCTCGAATTTCAACTCAACGACAAGCCGCGCTAG
- a CDS encoding SMP-30/gluconolactonase/LRE family protein, whose translation MSNVRVLATDLEFPEGPVVMPDGSVVLVEIRGQRLTRVHPDGRKEIVAKVPGGPNGAALGPDGKIYICNNGGFSWLPAGKMIMPGPQPDDYRGGSIQRVDLQSGKVETVVTKCGEHDLRGPNDLVFDKQGGLWFSDLGKRRAREMDVGGIYYLKPGMKEIVEIVHGVLPANGIGLSPDENTVYIAETPTGRLWAYELSAPGTLKPREVIYRGERGKPICGLGGYQMFDSLAVEANGNVCVATLVSGCISVIAPDGTLVEQVPTGDRVTTNIAFGGPELKTAYITLSGKGELIAMDWPRSGLPLNFLNK comes from the coding sequence ATGTCCAACGTCCGCGTTCTCGCCACCGACCTCGAATTTCCAGAAGGGCCGGTCGTGATGCCGGACGGTTCGGTCGTGCTGGTGGAGATCCGCGGCCAGCGCCTGACCCGCGTTCATCCCGACGGCCGCAAGGAGATCGTCGCGAAGGTGCCGGGTGGCCCCAATGGCGCCGCGCTCGGGCCCGACGGCAAGATCTACATCTGCAACAATGGCGGCTTCTCCTGGCTTCCGGCCGGCAAGATGATCATGCCGGGCCCGCAACCGGACGATTACCGCGGCGGCTCGATCCAGCGCGTCGATCTGCAATCCGGCAAGGTCGAGACCGTCGTGACCAAATGCGGCGAGCACGATCTGCGCGGCCCCAATGATCTGGTGTTCGACAAGCAGGGCGGCCTCTGGTTCTCCGACCTCGGCAAACGCCGCGCGCGCGAAATGGACGTTGGCGGCATATACTATCTCAAGCCCGGCATGAAAGAGATCGTCGAGATCGTGCATGGCGTGCTGCCCGCGAACGGCATCGGGCTCTCGCCGGACGAGAACACGGTCTATATCGCAGAGACGCCGACGGGCCGGCTCTGGGCCTATGAGCTCTCCGCGCCGGGCACGCTGAAGCCGCGCGAGGTGATCTATCGCGGCGAGCGGGGCAAGCCGATCTGCGGCCTCGGCGGCTACCAGATGTTCGACTCGCTCGCGGTGGAGGCCAACGGCAATGTCTGCGTCGCCACCCTCGTCTCCGGCTGCATCTCGGTGATCGCGCCCGACGGCACGCTGGTGGAACAGGTGCCGACCGGCGACCGCGTCACCACCAACATTGCCTTCGGCGGCCCCGAGCTGAAGACCGCCTACATCACCCTGTCGGGCAAGGGCGAGCTGATCGCCATGGACTGGCCGCGCAGCGGTTTGCCGTTGAATTTCTTGAACAAGTGA
- a CDS encoding AraC family transcriptional regulator — translation MNPAQRALWYIESHLAEPMTLDEIAAISGVSRFHIVRAFAAATGLPVMRYVRARRLTEAARSLANGAPDILSLALEADYGSHEAFTRAFRDQFGTTPEAVRAATCASHLKLQEPILMDSTMLDHLAPPRFETAKAFLVAGPAERISCDNGAMIPGLWHRFHQEVADIPARVGNVAYGVCCNGDDAGNFDYIAGVEVADFSDLPRRFGRIRIPEQRYAVFTHTDHVASIRRTVNTIWNQWLPASGLKAADAPNFERYDEKFDPATGNGGFEIWMPVRE, via the coding sequence GTGAACCCAGCCCAGCGCGCGCTCTGGTATATAGAGAGCCATCTGGCCGAGCCGATGACGCTTGACGAGATCGCAGCGATCTCAGGCGTGTCGCGGTTCCACATCGTGCGCGCGTTTGCCGCAGCCACCGGTCTTCCGGTGATGCGCTACGTGCGCGCGCGGCGGCTGACGGAAGCCGCGCGCAGTCTTGCGAACGGTGCGCCTGACATCCTGTCACTGGCGCTGGAGGCGGATTACGGCTCGCACGAAGCATTCACCCGCGCGTTCCGCGACCAGTTCGGCACCACGCCCGAAGCAGTGCGGGCCGCGACATGCGCCAGCCACCTCAAGCTTCAGGAGCCGATCCTCATGGACTCCACCATGCTCGACCATCTTGCCCCGCCGCGTTTCGAAACCGCAAAGGCCTTCCTGGTCGCCGGTCCCGCCGAGCGCATCTCCTGCGACAATGGCGCCATGATCCCCGGTCTATGGCACCGCTTTCACCAGGAGGTCGCCGACATTCCCGCCCGCGTCGGTAACGTCGCCTACGGCGTTTGCTGCAATGGCGATGATGCCGGCAATTTCGACTACATCGCCGGCGTCGAGGTCGCCGATTTCTCGGACCTGCCGCGTCGCTTCGGCCGCATCCGCATCCCCGAGCAGCGCTACGCCGTCTTTACCCACACCGATCACGTCGCCTCGATCCGCCGCACGGTCAACACGATCTGGAATCAGTGGCTGCCGGCCTCCGGCCTCAAAGCCGCGGACGCACCGAACTTCGAGCGCTATGACGAGAAGTTCGATCCAGCAACCGGAAATGGCGGCTTCGAGATCTGGATGCCGGTGAGGGAGTAG
- a CDS encoding mandelate racemase/muconate lactonizing enzyme family protein encodes MEITDVRAHHIRIPYDAGVASFRQGASAITALDMVLVEVRTDAGLTGWGDAFAYVCPRTTRSAVEEMIAPQARGLKVPDAAGIPGVMEQIQRNLHLFGRYGITMFAISGLDIALWDLAAKVEGVPVHRLLGETRRTAIPAYASLLRIGSPDNIAAECRKALALGYGAIKLHETTTPAVFAAREAIGPTIPLMVDMNCPLTAEQAIAFAKTCADAKPMFLEEPVWPPEDFSALADVRSTGGLDIAAGENACTEYQFRQMMNAGAVSHAQPSVIKIGGITEFLKVAALADQFGVKIVPHSPYFGPGLLATLHLLALREDGLVEMFYLKREACLWGGRADVDATGHVAVPNDPGLGYEPDRGVMERYRVA; translated from the coding sequence ATGGAAATTACAGATGTGCGGGCGCACCATATCCGCATCCCCTATGACGCCGGTGTCGCCAGCTTTCGCCAGGGCGCTTCCGCAATTACCGCGCTCGACATGGTGCTGGTCGAGGTCAGGACCGATGCCGGGCTGACCGGCTGGGGCGATGCCTTCGCCTATGTCTGCCCCCGCACCACGCGCAGCGCCGTCGAGGAGATGATCGCGCCGCAGGCGCGTGGGCTGAAGGTACCTGATGCGGCCGGCATCCCAGGGGTCATGGAGCAGATCCAGCGCAATCTGCATCTGTTCGGCCGCTACGGCATCACCATGTTCGCGATCTCTGGACTCGACATCGCGCTGTGGGACCTTGCCGCCAAGGTGGAGGGCGTGCCCGTGCATCGCCTGCTCGGCGAGACCAGGCGCACGGCCATTCCCGCTTACGCGAGCCTGCTGCGGATCGGCTCGCCCGACAACATCGCCGCCGAATGCAGGAAGGCGCTCGCGCTCGGCTATGGCGCCATCAAGCTGCACGAGACCACGACACCTGCGGTGTTCGCTGCACGCGAGGCGATCGGGCCAACCATTCCGCTGATGGTCGACATGAACTGTCCTCTCACCGCCGAGCAGGCGATCGCGTTTGCGAAGACATGTGCGGACGCGAAACCGATGTTCCTGGAGGAGCCGGTCTGGCCGCCGGAGGATTTTTCTGCGCTCGCCGACGTCCGCAGCACGGGCGGGCTCGACATTGCCGCCGGCGAGAATGCTTGCACGGAATATCAATTTCGCCAGATGATGAATGCGGGCGCGGTGAGCCATGCCCAGCCCTCAGTGATCAAGATCGGCGGCATCACGGAGTTCCTGAAGGTCGCGGCGCTGGCCGATCAGTTCGGCGTCAAGATCGTGCCGCACTCTCCCTATTTCGGTCCGGGCCTGCTGGCGACGCTGCATCTGTTGGCACTGCGCGAGGACGGGCTCGTCGAGATGTTCTATTTGAAACGCGAGGCCTGCCTCTGGGGCGGCCGCGCCGATGTCGATGCGACCGGCCATGTCGCAGTGCCGAATGACCCTGGACTTGGCTACGAGCCCGATCGCGGCGTGATGGAGCGATATCGCGTCGCGTGA